The following are from one region of the Salvia hispanica cultivar TCC Black 2014 chromosome 1, UniMelb_Shisp_WGS_1.0, whole genome shotgun sequence genome:
- the LOC125210393 gene encoding 50S ribosomal protein L18 — protein sequence MASCISPIPPLSLSLPFSKRDGRASLSWSSSFPNIKLATPTSILSSSSRTPRQGFVVQAAWTRRSRSEAAKRPNRKSWKQRTDMYLRPFLLNVFFSKRFIHAKVMHRGTSKVVSVATTNSKDLRNTLPSLTDNNACRVIGNLIAERSKEADVYAVAFEPKKNERIEGRLALILDTIQANGIIFVD from the exons atggcTTCCTGCATATCACCAATTCCGCCtttatctctttctctcccCTTCTCCAAAAGAGATGGCCGCGCCTCTCTCTCATGGTCATCTTCTTTCCCTAACATCAAGCTTGCCACACCTACCTCAATTCTCTCCTCTTCATCTCGCACTCCGAGACAg GGTTTCGTTGTTCAAGCTGCTTGGACGCGGAGATCTCGTAGTGAAGCTGCTAAGAGGCCTAACAGGAAGTCATGGAAACAGAGGACAGATATGTATTTGAGACCATTTCTGCTGAATGTGTTCTTTTCAAAGCGATTTATCCACGCAAAAGTGATGCATCGAGGAACCAGTAAAGTAGTGTCTGTTGCCACTACAAACTCCAAGGATCTGAGGAACACGCTGCCATCCCTCACCGACAACAATGCATGCAGAGTTATAGGAAATCTGATTGCCGAGAGATCCAAGGAAGCTGATGTATATGCAGTTGCGTTTGAGCCAAAGAAAAACGAACGAATTGAGGGCAGACTTGCCCTTATTCTTGACACAATACAAGCGAATGGTATCATATTCGTTGACTAG
- the LOC125210368 gene encoding UMP-CMP kinase 3-like isoform X2, with protein sequence MGTVVDAVNKGANGSAPINKKVTVVFVLGGPGSGKGTQCANIVEHFGYTHLSAGDLLRAEIKSGSENGTMIQNMIKEGKIVPSEVTIKLLKRAIEENENDKFLIDGFPRNEENRAAFESVTGIQPEFVLFFDCSEEEMQKRLLGRNQGREDDNIETIRKRFNVYMESSLPVIEYYSAKGKVKKIDAARPIGEVFEAVKAIFTPPKAVLKYMA encoded by the exons ATGGGGACTGTTGTGGATGCTGTAAACAag GGAGCAAATGGAAGTGCACCAATCAACAAGAAGGTCACCGTTGTGTTTGTTCTGG GTGGCCCAGGTAGCGGTAAGGGCACACAGTGTGCAAACATCGTCGAACATTTTGGTTATACTCACTTGAGTGCAGGTGATCTTCTCCGAGCGGAGATAAAATCTGGTTCTGAGAATGG GACTATGATACAAAACATGATCAAGGAGGGAAAAATTGTACCTTCAGAGGTCACAATCAAGCTTCTTAAACGAGCAATTGAGGAAAATGAAAACGACAAGTTTCTTATTGACGGTTTCCCGCGTAATGAGGAAAATCGTGCGGCATTTGAGTCTGTA ACTGGTATTCAGCCAGAGTTTGTACTTTTCTTCGACTGTTCAGAGGAGGAAATGCAGAAGCGCTTGTTGGGTAGAAACCAG GGTAGGGAAGATGATAATATTGAGACAATAAGGAAGAGATTTAATGTCTACATGGAATCTAGTCTCCCAGTTATTGAATATTACAGTGCAAAAGGCAAGGTTAAGAAG ATTGATGCTGCAAGACCTATTGGAGAAGTTTTTGAGGCGGTCAAAGCTATTTTCACCCCACCTAAG GCAGTTCTGAAATATATGGCTTGA
- the LOC125210349 gene encoding very-long-chain aldehyde decarbonylase CER1-like isoform X1 produces the protein MATKPGLLTDWPWKPLGSFKYIVLAPWVMHSLYYVATKGKNELDYTYLLILPFLLSRALHNQIWISISRHRNAKGSNKIVDRAIEFEQVDRESNWDDQILLNGLIFYIFSSFLPIASSLPAWRTDGVVITALLHAGPVEYLYYWLHRALHHHYLYSRYHSHHHSSMVTEPITSVIHPFAEHIAYFLLFAIPLLGTVITGTASLSSQFGYITYIDFMNNMGHCNFEFIPKWLFSIFPPLKYFMYTPSIPVRYHSLHHTQFRTNYSLFMPLYDCIHGTTDRSSDGLHASTLERRRPESPDVVHLTHLTTPESIFHLRVGFASFASRPHDSRWSTWLMWPVSSLGFFIYGSSTFLAETNLLVKRKLQTWTVPRYSVQYGLKWQTQAINSLIEEAILEADVRGCKVVTLGLLNQSEELNKSGQLFIERHPKLKTKVVDGSSLAVAIVLNNIPKGTTQVLFRGALSKLAYAIVSALSHRGILVATLYETEKLKLSSTTEAKVVISKSYTQKVWIVGDGLSKDEQLKAPKGTLFIPFSHFPPKKARGDAFYCHTPSMIAPPSLHNLHSCENWLPRRVMSAARVAGILHAVEGWGVHECGDSIFDVGKIWEAAIKHGFRSTTISK, from the exons ATGGCTACAAAACCAGGGCTCCTTACTGACTGGCCATGGAAGCCTCTTGGAAGCTTTAAG TATATAGTGTTAGCTCCATGGGTGATGCACAGCCTCTACTATGTTGccacaaaaggaaaaaatgagCTGGACTACACTTATCTCCTCATTCTGCCATTCCTCCTCTCAAGAGCTCTCCACAACCAGATATGGATTTCCATCTCTCGTCACAGAAATGCTAAAGGAAGCAACAAAATCGTGGACAGAGCAATTGAATTCGAACAAGTTGACAGAGAAAGCAACtg GGATGATCAGATTCTGCTAAATGGACTCATCTTCTACATTTTCAGCTCCTTTCTCCCAATAGCCTCTTCCTTGCCAGCGTGGAGGACTGACGGCGTCGTTATAACGGCGCTTCTCCATGCCGGCCCGGTCGAGTACCTCTACTACTGGCTCCACAGAGCTCTCCACCATCATTATCTCTACTCGAGATATCATTCTCACCACCATTCCTCCATGGTTACTGAGCCAATCACAT CTGTGATACATCCATTTGCAGAGCACATAGCTTATTTTCTGCTCTTTGCGATTCCGCTGCTCGGAACGGTGATCACAGGAACGGCCTCGCTGTCGTCGCAGTTCGGATAcataacctacattgatttcATGAACAATATGGGGCATTGCAACTTTGAATTCATCCCTAAATGGCTCTTTTCTATATTCCCTCCTCTTAAATACTTCATGTATACCCCCTC AATTCCTGTTAGGTACCACTCGCTCCACCACACTCAGTTCCGAACCAACTACTCGCTATTCATGCCGCTGTATGACTGCATCCACGGGACTACCGACAGGTCGTCCGATGGCCTGCACGCGAGCACCCTCGAGAGGAGGCGGCCAGAGTCTCCGGACGTGGTCCACCTGACGCACCTCACCACGCCCGAGTCCATCTTCCATCTCCGGGTGGGATTCGCGTCGTTTGCTTCGAGGCCTCATGACTCGAGATGGAGCACGTGGCTGATGTGGCCGGTGTCGTCGCTCGGCTTCTTCATCTATGGCAGCAGCACGTTTCTTGCGGAGACAAATCTGTTAGTGAAACGAAAGCTGCAGACGTGGACCGTGCCACGATACAGTGTGCAG TATGGCCTAAAATGGCAAACACAAGCTATCAATAGCTTGATCGAAGAAGCAATACTCGAAGCTGATGTACGAGGTTGCAAAGTTGTAACCTTAGGATTGCTCAATCAG AGTGAGGAACTGAACAAAAGTGGACAACTTTTTATTGAAAGACACCCTAAACTGAAGACTAAAGTTGTTGATGGAAGCAGTCTAGCAGTAGCCATTGTCCTAAACAACATTCCTAAAGGAACAACTCAAGTCCTATTCAGAGGAGCTCTCTCCAAACTTGCTTATGCTATCGTATCCGCTTTGTCCCACCGCGGCATTCTG GTTGCAACATTGTATGAAACTGAGAAGCTTAAGCTATCTTCAACAACTGAGGCTAAAGTTGTAATCTCCAAAAGTTACACTCAGAAG GTATGGATAGTTGGAGATGGATTATCCAAAGATGAACAACTCAAGGCACCAAAGGGCACTCTCTTCATTCCTTTCTCCCACTTCCCTCCCAAGAAGGCGCGTGGAGACGCCTTCTACTGCCACACGCCTTCCATGATCGCCCCTCCTTCCCTCCATAACCTGCATTCCTGTGAG AATTGGCTGCCGAGGAGAGTCATGAGTGCTGCCCGCGTCGCTGGAATACTGCACGCAGTTGAAGGGTGGGGCGTGCACGAGTGCGGTGACTCCATTTTCGACGTGGGAAAAATTTGGGAGGCTGCTATCAAGCATGGATTCCGCTCCACAACCATTTCCAAATAA
- the LOC125210368 gene encoding UMP-CMP kinase 3-like isoform X1, translated as MGTVVDAVNKGANGSAPINKKVTVVFVLGGPGSGKGTQCANIVEHFGYTHLSAGDLLRAEIKSGSENGTMIQNMIKEGKIVPSEVTIKLLKRAIEENENDKFLIDGFPRNEENRAAFESVTGIQPEFVLFFDCSEEEMQKRLLGRNQGREDDNIETIRKRFNVYMESSLPVIEYYSAKGKVKKIDAARPIGEVFEAVKAIFTPPKPYGVIVSLSLDIGCCLNLLLHSSFCSRYQYRQF; from the exons ATGGGGACTGTTGTGGATGCTGTAAACAag GGAGCAAATGGAAGTGCACCAATCAACAAGAAGGTCACCGTTGTGTTTGTTCTGG GTGGCCCAGGTAGCGGTAAGGGCACACAGTGTGCAAACATCGTCGAACATTTTGGTTATACTCACTTGAGTGCAGGTGATCTTCTCCGAGCGGAGATAAAATCTGGTTCTGAGAATGG GACTATGATACAAAACATGATCAAGGAGGGAAAAATTGTACCTTCAGAGGTCACAATCAAGCTTCTTAAACGAGCAATTGAGGAAAATGAAAACGACAAGTTTCTTATTGACGGTTTCCCGCGTAATGAGGAAAATCGTGCGGCATTTGAGTCTGTA ACTGGTATTCAGCCAGAGTTTGTACTTTTCTTCGACTGTTCAGAGGAGGAAATGCAGAAGCGCTTGTTGGGTAGAAACCAG GGTAGGGAAGATGATAATATTGAGACAATAAGGAAGAGATTTAATGTCTACATGGAATCTAGTCTCCCAGTTATTGAATATTACAGTGCAAAAGGCAAGGTTAAGAAG ATTGATGCTGCAAGACCTATTGGAGAAGTTTTTGAGGCGGTCAAAGCTATTTTCACCCCACCTAAG CCATATGGAGTAATAGTTTCTCTTTCGCTTGACATAGGTTGCTGCTTAAATTTGCTACTTCACTCATCATTTTGCTCCAGATATCAGTATAG GCAGTTCTGA
- the LOC125210349 gene encoding very-long-chain aldehyde decarbonylase CER1-like isoform X2 → MHSLYYVATKGKNELDYTYLLILPFLLSRALHNQIWISISRHRNAKGSNKIVDRAIEFEQVDRESNWDDQILLNGLIFYIFSSFLPIASSLPAWRTDGVVITALLHAGPVEYLYYWLHRALHHHYLYSRYHSHHHSSMVTEPITSVIHPFAEHIAYFLLFAIPLLGTVITGTASLSSQFGYITYIDFMNNMGHCNFEFIPKWLFSIFPPLKYFMYTPSIPVRYHSLHHTQFRTNYSLFMPLYDCIHGTTDRSSDGLHASTLERRRPESPDVVHLTHLTTPESIFHLRVGFASFASRPHDSRWSTWLMWPVSSLGFFIYGSSTFLAETNLLVKRKLQTWTVPRYSVQYGLKWQTQAINSLIEEAILEADVRGCKVVTLGLLNQSEELNKSGQLFIERHPKLKTKVVDGSSLAVAIVLNNIPKGTTQVLFRGALSKLAYAIVSALSHRGILVATLYETEKLKLSSTTEAKVVISKSYTQKVWIVGDGLSKDEQLKAPKGTLFIPFSHFPPKKARGDAFYCHTPSMIAPPSLHNLHSCENWLPRRVMSAARVAGILHAVEGWGVHECGDSIFDVGKIWEAAIKHGFRSTTISK, encoded by the exons ATGCACAGCCTCTACTATGTTGccacaaaaggaaaaaatgagCTGGACTACACTTATCTCCTCATTCTGCCATTCCTCCTCTCAAGAGCTCTCCACAACCAGATATGGATTTCCATCTCTCGTCACAGAAATGCTAAAGGAAGCAACAAAATCGTGGACAGAGCAATTGAATTCGAACAAGTTGACAGAGAAAGCAACtg GGATGATCAGATTCTGCTAAATGGACTCATCTTCTACATTTTCAGCTCCTTTCTCCCAATAGCCTCTTCCTTGCCAGCGTGGAGGACTGACGGCGTCGTTATAACGGCGCTTCTCCATGCCGGCCCGGTCGAGTACCTCTACTACTGGCTCCACAGAGCTCTCCACCATCATTATCTCTACTCGAGATATCATTCTCACCACCATTCCTCCATGGTTACTGAGCCAATCACAT CTGTGATACATCCATTTGCAGAGCACATAGCTTATTTTCTGCTCTTTGCGATTCCGCTGCTCGGAACGGTGATCACAGGAACGGCCTCGCTGTCGTCGCAGTTCGGATAcataacctacattgatttcATGAACAATATGGGGCATTGCAACTTTGAATTCATCCCTAAATGGCTCTTTTCTATATTCCCTCCTCTTAAATACTTCATGTATACCCCCTC AATTCCTGTTAGGTACCACTCGCTCCACCACACTCAGTTCCGAACCAACTACTCGCTATTCATGCCGCTGTATGACTGCATCCACGGGACTACCGACAGGTCGTCCGATGGCCTGCACGCGAGCACCCTCGAGAGGAGGCGGCCAGAGTCTCCGGACGTGGTCCACCTGACGCACCTCACCACGCCCGAGTCCATCTTCCATCTCCGGGTGGGATTCGCGTCGTTTGCTTCGAGGCCTCATGACTCGAGATGGAGCACGTGGCTGATGTGGCCGGTGTCGTCGCTCGGCTTCTTCATCTATGGCAGCAGCACGTTTCTTGCGGAGACAAATCTGTTAGTGAAACGAAAGCTGCAGACGTGGACCGTGCCACGATACAGTGTGCAG TATGGCCTAAAATGGCAAACACAAGCTATCAATAGCTTGATCGAAGAAGCAATACTCGAAGCTGATGTACGAGGTTGCAAAGTTGTAACCTTAGGATTGCTCAATCAG AGTGAGGAACTGAACAAAAGTGGACAACTTTTTATTGAAAGACACCCTAAACTGAAGACTAAAGTTGTTGATGGAAGCAGTCTAGCAGTAGCCATTGTCCTAAACAACATTCCTAAAGGAACAACTCAAGTCCTATTCAGAGGAGCTCTCTCCAAACTTGCTTATGCTATCGTATCCGCTTTGTCCCACCGCGGCATTCTG GTTGCAACATTGTATGAAACTGAGAAGCTTAAGCTATCTTCAACAACTGAGGCTAAAGTTGTAATCTCCAAAAGTTACACTCAGAAG GTATGGATAGTTGGAGATGGATTATCCAAAGATGAACAACTCAAGGCACCAAAGGGCACTCTCTTCATTCCTTTCTCCCACTTCCCTCCCAAGAAGGCGCGTGGAGACGCCTTCTACTGCCACACGCCTTCCATGATCGCCCCTCCTTCCCTCCATAACCTGCATTCCTGTGAG AATTGGCTGCCGAGGAGAGTCATGAGTGCTGCCCGCGTCGCTGGAATACTGCACGCAGTTGAAGGGTGGGGCGTGCACGAGTGCGGTGACTCCATTTTCGACGTGGGAAAAATTTGGGAGGCTGCTATCAAGCATGGATTCCGCTCCACAACCATTTCCAAATAA
- the LOC125210368 gene encoding UMP-CMP kinase 3-like isoform X3 has product MGTVVDAVNKGANGSAPINKKVTVVFVLGGPGSGKGTQCANIVEHFGYTHLSAGDLLRAEIKSGSENGTMIQNMIKEGKIVPSEVTIKLLKRAIEENENDKFLIDGFPRNEENRAAFESVTGIQPEFVLFFDCSEEEMQKRLLGRNQGREDDNIETIRKRFNVYMESSLPVIEYYSAKGKVKKIDAARPIGEVFEAVKAIFTPPKVAA; this is encoded by the exons ATGGGGACTGTTGTGGATGCTGTAAACAag GGAGCAAATGGAAGTGCACCAATCAACAAGAAGGTCACCGTTGTGTTTGTTCTGG GTGGCCCAGGTAGCGGTAAGGGCACACAGTGTGCAAACATCGTCGAACATTTTGGTTATACTCACTTGAGTGCAGGTGATCTTCTCCGAGCGGAGATAAAATCTGGTTCTGAGAATGG GACTATGATACAAAACATGATCAAGGAGGGAAAAATTGTACCTTCAGAGGTCACAATCAAGCTTCTTAAACGAGCAATTGAGGAAAATGAAAACGACAAGTTTCTTATTGACGGTTTCCCGCGTAATGAGGAAAATCGTGCGGCATTTGAGTCTGTA ACTGGTATTCAGCCAGAGTTTGTACTTTTCTTCGACTGTTCAGAGGAGGAAATGCAGAAGCGCTTGTTGGGTAGAAACCAG GGTAGGGAAGATGATAATATTGAGACAATAAGGAAGAGATTTAATGTCTACATGGAATCTAGTCTCCCAGTTATTGAATATTACAGTGCAAAAGGCAAGGTTAAGAAG ATTGATGCTGCAAGACCTATTGGAGAAGTTTTTGAGGCGGTCAAAGCTATTTTCACCCCACCTAAG GTTGCTGCTTAA